In one window of Brassica rapa cultivar Chiifu-401-42 chromosome A07, CAAS_Brap_v3.01, whole genome shotgun sequence DNA:
- the LOC103832268 gene encoding rhomboid-like protein 16, chloroplastic — translation MGTDSDWKSWFNGANGVVFGLIIANAAVFAMWNVYDKLWMVKNFVLSLKTLMTGRIHTLITSGFSNVDTSQLIVNMFGVYYFGSSIARTLGPVYLLKLYFAGTLAGSLLFVSVHGVMAILKSEGVGVSDEDKSTLIALLGPEGSVYAIALLDMCLYPKVTTYFAFILRVPVMLGVLGLGQDLLKVLKGEKKSITIASMHTGGGALVAAMAWRQIRKCRFYY, via the exons GTTTAATGGAGCTAATGGTGTTGTCTTCGGATTGATAATAGCTAATGCTGCTGTATTTGCTATGTGGAATGTTTACGACAAGCTATGGATGGTCAAAAATTTTGTG CTATCATTGAAAACCTTGATGACTGGACGTATACACACGCTGATAACTTCGGGTTTTAGTAATGTTGACACCAGTCAACTCATCGTTAACATGTTTGGAGTCTACTACTTTGGGTCCAGC ATCGCAAGAACATTGGGACCGGTTTACCTTTTGAAGCTGTACTTTGCTGGAACACTTGCTGGCTCTCTTCTCTTCGTAAGTGTGCATGGTGTAATGGCAATACTCAAG AGCGAAGGAGTAGGAGTTTCCGACGAGGATAAATCAACACTCATTGCACTGCTG GGTCCAGAGGGATCTGTCTATGCCATTGCACTGCTGGATATGTGCCTCTACCCCAAAGTTACTACATACTTTGCGTTTATTCTCCGAGTACCCGTAATGCTT GGAGTCTTAGGCCTAGGACAAGacttgttaaaggtgctaaag GGGGAGAAGAAGAGTATCACCATTGCTTCGATGCACACGGGAGGAGGAGCTTTGGTTGCAGCTATGGCATGGAGGCAGATTAGGAAATGTCGATTCTACTATTGA